A window of Acidimicrobiales bacterium genomic DNA:
CCGCTTCCGACGGCGATGTCACCGGTCGGCGCCCATGAACATCACCTTCAGGGACTCGAAGGCCTCGAGGCAGCGCCCGGCGCCGAGCACGACGCACTCGAGGGGCGCGTCGACCATGCGCACGGGGATGGCCGTTTCCTCCTGGAGACGCCGGTCGAGGCCCCGCAGCATCCCGCCGCCCCCCACCAGGTGGATGCCCTGGGCGATGAGGTCCTGGGCCAGCTCGGGCGGGGCCTGGCCGAGGCACTGCACCACCGAGTCGACGATGGCGCTCACCTGCTCGTCGATGGCGGCCCGCACCTCGTCGGGCGACAGGATGACCGTCTTGGGCAGCCCCGTCATCAGGTCCCTTCCGCGGACCTCGGCCTTCACCGAGTCGTCGACCGGGTAGGCGCTGCCGATGGCCAGCTTGATCTCCTCGGCCGTGCGCTCGCCGATGGCCATCCCGTAGTCGCGGCGCACGTAGGTCTGGATCGACGCGTCGATGTCGAAGCTGCCGACCCGGATGGCCTGGAGGGCGACGATCCCGCCCAGCGAGATGACCGCCGTCTCGGTGGTGCCGCCGCCGACGTCCACCAC
This region includes:
- a CDS encoding rod shape-determining protein: MARDLAIDLGTANTLVYARDRGIVLNEPTVIALNEKTQEVLAMGHDAWQMIGRTPGYIVAVRPLRKGAITDFDITQRMIRLLLKRAGVTRFNRPRVLICVPSAITEVERRAVEEAARRAGAADPYLIHQPMAAAIGAGLPIHEPLGNMVVDVGGGTTETAVISLGGIVALQAIRVGSFDIDASIQTYVRRDYGMAIGERTAEEIKLAIGSAYPVDDSVKAEVRGRDLMTGLPKTVILSPDEVRAAIDEQVSAIVDSVVQCLGQAPPELAQDLIAQGIHLVGGGGMLRGLDRRLQEETAIPVRMVDAPLECVVLGAGRCLEAFESLKVMFMGADR